The Devosia sp. A16 genome includes a window with the following:
- a CDS encoding ABC transporter substrate-binding protein has translation MPAIAQPRKLTYWGGLVLSDTAHKLLIDAVTAWGATNKVETEVVLINVNEITQKVSAAIASGTLPDVFDVGLELLTLLSRQEVFAKVDDVYERIGATHGGWFDGPAKASDMTAIAGGRTAIPFGVSGNLLMRRKDLLEPAGFTEAPRTWDELVTQAEAINKAPVSGLGLALSNVGDGNLQTSVLQSFGGRIADDAGKKVTLDSPETRLWLTWLKAAWDKGLFAPGNTVWDGSGDNQAYLSGQVGFIANTGSVAVAARKDDPELFESTGFSALPAGPIGTISPVSPQSRVINARSPLVEEGKSLLEHLANSEFMNEYFQYAIWGPVLKDQEKLPAFDGSNTILNGLLDLAKTGTSPAYPDLFNAAYADMSANFIIPKLAQRVVVDGWDFDKAIAEAQASTQAIYDKY, from the coding sequence ATGCCGGCGATTGCACAGCCGCGCAAGCTGACCTACTGGGGCGGCCTCGTACTGAGCGACACGGCCCACAAGCTGCTGATCGACGCGGTTACGGCCTGGGGCGCGACGAACAAGGTCGAAACCGAAGTGGTGCTGATCAACGTCAACGAGATCACGCAGAAGGTCTCGGCCGCGATCGCGTCGGGAACGCTGCCGGATGTCTTCGACGTCGGGCTGGAACTGCTGACATTGCTCTCGCGACAAGAGGTCTTCGCCAAGGTCGATGACGTCTATGAGCGGATCGGCGCGACGCATGGCGGTTGGTTCGATGGTCCGGCGAAGGCCAGCGACATGACGGCCATCGCAGGCGGACGCACCGCCATTCCGTTCGGGGTCAGCGGCAACCTGCTGATGCGGCGCAAGGACCTGCTCGAGCCGGCGGGCTTCACCGAGGCGCCCAGGACCTGGGACGAACTGGTGACGCAGGCGGAAGCCATCAACAAGGCGCCGGTTTCCGGGCTCGGCCTCGCGCTCTCCAATGTCGGCGACGGAAACCTGCAGACCAGCGTGCTGCAATCATTCGGTGGCCGCATCGCCGACGATGCCGGGAAGAAAGTAACGCTCGACTCGCCTGAAACCCGGTTGTGGCTGACCTGGCTGAAGGCCGCCTGGGACAAGGGTCTGTTCGCGCCGGGCAACACCGTATGGGACGGCTCCGGCGACAACCAGGCCTACCTTTCGGGCCAGGTCGGCTTCATCGCCAATACCGGTTCGGTGGCAGTGGCGGCGCGCAAGGACGATCCGGAGCTGTTCGAATCGACCGGCTTCTCGGCGCTGCCCGCCGGCCCGATCGGCACGATCTCACCGGTCAGCCCGCAGAGCCGCGTGATCAATGCCAGGAGTCCGCTGGTCGAGGAGGGCAAGTCGCTGCTCGAGCACCTCGCCAACTCCGAGTTCATGAATGAGTACTTCCAGTACGCCATCTGGGGGCCGGTGCTGAAGGATCAGGAAAAGCTCCCCGCCTTCGACGGCTCCAACACCATTCTCAATGGCCTGCTCGATCTGGCGAAGACCGGCACGTCGCCCGCCTATCCGGATCTGTTCAACGCCGCCTATGCCGACATGTCGGCCAACTTCATCATCCCCAAGCTGGCGCAGCGCGTGGTGGTGGATGGCTGGGACTTCGACAAGGCGATCGCCGAGGCCCAGGCCTCAACCCAGGCGATTTACGACAAGTACTGA